AGTAGCGTTTTCACCCCTTAAGATGGATGCAGGAGTAGCCTTGCCAAGCTTCTTGACATTATCAGAAGCAATTGCATTAGTTGGAACAGAATTTTTGTAGCCACTTGAAACCAATGCTTCATCAGCCATCAATTTTGCTTGTAATGCAGCATTTGAGGCAACCTTGGCAGCTGCAGCTGCAGCCTTTGCAACAGAAGCAGCTGCTGCTATTGCCACAGCAGTGGAAGTCAATTCTGTTTCAAAATCTGGTTCCAAACCAGAATTTTTGTGCTTGCCCAACTGATTCCATATTTCTTGACTGTGATGAACAGCAGCTGCAGCAAGAGCAGAAGCATCTTCCGCCTGCTTTTGAGCCTCCTGGAGTTTACCAAAGGTCTCTTCAGACAGAGCAACCCTCTGATCTGAATCCTGTTCACCGTTTTCAAGATGGTCAACAGGGACAGATGTAACGAATTTGTCAGTGGATGACTTGGAAACAACAGTGGCAAGGGTTGTAATAGCGGCTGGTGTAGACACATTACTAGTCACAACAGTAGCTGAAACGGACTCTGATTGAGAATGCGGTTTAATCTGCCCAGGGTCCTCAGAAACTGTAGACTTTTTCCTCTTTCTGGGCTTTGGATCAGCAGAATGCTGACCACGTGTTGCTGTTGCCTTTTTTGTGTCAAGCAGGGGAGTCCCAGCAAAAACATTAGCAGGACAGCCACTCTGGACCATAGGAACTGTGGACGCCTGCTTCATCGCAGAAGAATGAGGCACAGAGGCTTCTCTTGCAGGGGTCAAATTAACTGTTTCTGTGATAGGAAGCACAGGAAAACGAGCATCAAAAGAAGAAGTCTGTGGAACCCAGGGTACACGGAAAGGGGACTGGGACATCCAAGGAGCATTATGTCCAACAAAATTCCTTATAGGTGGAGGACGCAATGGAGAAAGTGCCTGCTGATAATCCATAACTGCACTTCTCGGAATGCCAGTAGATTGAAGAGCATCACAGGAAGGAGTAGAAATACTCCAAAGTGGTGATGAAAGGGGAACCATTGGGTTTACAATTGTTGTTGGAGTACCCTTGCTGGTGGACCGACTAACAGGTGAGGATGTAACCTTATTCTGAAGTGCATTTCGTTTGACTGACTGATCAGAAGTTTTGGCACCTGAGCATCTCAATTAGGTTAATAGACAGAAGAATCAGAAGAAAAATTCAAGAAGTCAAGATAGATACCTAAAGGCGTCTGCATCGGAGTTTCAGGGCTAACAAGATGAGATTTTTGAGAATGTACCCTGTCTATACATGCTCGCCATGCATTCTCCCACATGGTTCTTCCACCATCTGCatgaatttgatatttttttaaaaaaaggggtcAGTAAATCTGTATAAAGAGCCACAGAGTAACATAGTTAGAGATGAGAAAACCTAACCAAGTCCACCAAATGCTGATATCATATAAGCCTCATCAGGTGCTGTTCCTTGACTGAAGCAACAATATTCAAAAAAATTAGATAGATATGCTTAAATGATCAAAGAtcctaaagagaaaagaaaataccCTAGACAATTAGATTTGACAATGATATCAAAGCCCATGTAACAACAATCTCAACACATATTCCATGTATATTGATCAATGTTAATTTCCAAACCCCTGCAAAAAGACTCAATATAATGCCAAAACATGTCTCTGCATGTatataaatgaaaaaaagaaaagataaacgACTTACATCAGAGCTCCATATACAAAAATCTGAGCACGTAACTGAACTTGCTGCAAATCGGTAAAAGGCTGGTGGAAAACTGCAGATGAAGAAGCTGAGGCATTCAAGTCTGGCAGGCTAGATACTGAAGTAGAAAGAACACCAAATGGCTTCGTGGTTGCCCCTTCCGTATGTCCAGAGTGCTTCACCTCATTGGATTGAACAAGCTGGCCAATTCCAGCTGAACTGAGTGATGCACTTCTTTTTGATCGACTTGCGGGAGTCATTTCTTTTGCAGCAATTCCCTTTTTAGTAGCTTCCTTCCCCGCACTCTTACCACCTACTCGCCTTGCTCTACGCTCAGAGGTCCCTTTGGAGCCACTACCCTCAGACGTCCCTTTGGAGCGACCACGTACATTCTCACTCTCAGATGCCTGAAGATTTGCATGACTCACCTCCTGAGCAGCCTTGGTACCCACTTTGCTTAAGCTAGCAGTTGATTGTGTTCCCTTGACCTTCTTGTTGTTGAGAGCATGTGCAAGATAGAGTGAGCATAACCAGGATAAATAACAAAAAAGGTACTAGCATCAgaagaaacttttaaaaattcaaCTCGAAATGAGAATCAGGAAAACATAAGAGAAAAGAAAGGTCCACATAACAAAAGAATATCACTTATGGAAAACAAATTTTACCGAGGATATTGTGTCGTGTTGCATGGTAGAAAAAAGTTGCCAATTCTTGCCAGCTTCTTTTCCAGACAAATCTGCCAATGGAGGTACCTCAAAGGTGAAAGTTTTGTCTCCAGGAGATGCATAATTTCTTTTCATATCCTCAGAAATAGATTGGTCTTTGTTCTCTTCCCCATTAATGACCCCAGAAATTGAAGCACTCCGACCCTCGGATCCTTTCAAATCATCATTTCCAATTTTAATTGGGAACTGCTCAGATGTTCTAATGACAATAGGAGAGCCACATGAAGGATTGTCAAGATCGGCACTACTACTTCCACTTCCCATCATGTGAATCTTAGTTTGAGATTCAGATGAGGGTGCAGAAGGAAAGGAGCTGTTATCAGTCTTTGCATGACCGCCTGCAACATCAAAATAATCCATCAGATGAATAACATTAGATAAAGTGGGAGAAAGCGAAAGCTGATTAAATGGTCTCAAAAGAAAATAGAGCCATGAAAGAGGCTAAGCATGCATTTAATTTGTAAAGTGTACATTTATAGAAACAAGTAGATAGGTCATAGAAAACCCTTAAACATGATATAACTTCAAAAGCAGAAGATACAAACAAAAGAAGATGCATCTCGGGAGAACATCGAAGAGGTGGAGGGGGTGTAAAAAAGAAATAGGAAAACAAACCAACCACCAAAACGACAGATAACAGATCTAAAGAACAAGACTGAGAAGAGTAAACCAGGAATTCTACCATGACAGGCTTAAACTATCTAATTACTtcaaaattaaatgataaaataaactcACCATCAACATGATGCATAGCAACGTGATCACTGTTCTTCTCTTTTATAAGTAATTTGGGGTCACTATCTTCAGGATGATTTTGGCCAGAATCACAGGTAGGTTCCTTTGAAGTTGAAGGCGATGAACTTGTCGATGTCTGGTTATTTTGTTGTATTGATACAGCACCTGAGGGGAACTTTTTGTTGTCAGACATTAATCTTATGGAGATTCCAGTGACAGAAAGGTAAGGATATGCATAATAAAAACAACAGTAGGTCAAAACCAACAAATTATCATTGGAAAAATAATTACCAAGAAGTCATCATCAGAAAACTATATATTAAGAGAGAACTACGTGTCAAGGAAAACCACCATAATGACAAGGTACAGACAACAGTAAAACAGGTGCACCATACTAGGTAAACCAAGAAACCCTACTAATCATTAAAGGTCACCTGCAGCTTCTGAAGAACCCGATTTAGAAATAACTCGAGCTTCAGCACCATCAGTTCCTCTCACCGTTGAATCAGAGACGATAGATGATACATGCTTATCCCTTACAACCTCCACTGACAGTCCATGAATTGCCTGGTCTCCATGTTGGCCCTCATCAATAGAAGTACCCTCCATTGACAAGGACTGATCAACTTTACTACAAGAGGACTGTCCACTAGTCTCACAAGGTGCACCCTTTTCCGATGTCATTCCAGAAGTATTCATGATTGAGAAACTTGTTTCTGAAGATGACACTTGAACCTTGTTTTGATCAGACACAGCAGCAGTAGCAGCAGGAAGATCCTTACCAGAAGGCGAAAGAACACACTCCACTGTAACACAGGAACACCAATTTAGCAAATGACGCAGGATGTATAAAAGATGACAAAATGAAAGAATGGTAAGCTCAATTATCAGACATAATGcttcaatatatacatacttGACTTGCCACTAATGGCAACATCAGATTGTAAAATCGAAGCTAACTCATCAGCTGTGCCACCTGTACCGGAGGATGAGAAGTCAACTCCCTTTATTACAGGCACAGATCCACCTTCCCCACAATCTGTGTTACTAGAATCGGAAGACAATTTGGTGTTCTGATTTGCAGCAGTTGAAACAGTCTGATCAGATTTATAATCATCACTATGTTCAACGACTATACTTTCTTCACATTCTTTCATAGGTTCTGTTCCCAAAGTATTGTGGGAACCTTCACCTTCACGCTTAgaaccattatcatccactacCAAAGATTTTTCAGACTTGCTGCTCAAGATTTTCATATCAGGGTGGCTATCACTGTCTAACGAATCCTTCTTCTCTAGAGCATCACATGCTATCTGCACCGTTGAATCCATATTTGACTCTAGACTCATAGAATTTCTAGTATCCATATTGCTGACTTCACTTCCATGTTCCTTAAGGTCAGTATCACCAACAAAAGGCATTGGTGATATGTCATGTAATTTTCTTTCAGACAAGACAATGTCTTCGGAAATGCTAGTCCGCAAAGGACTTTCTACCCTCAAGCCCTCGCTGCACCCTTCCACCATATGGAGGTTGGAATTCCCTTTCGATATCCTATCAACAGGCTCACCTGCAGTCGTAATGTTTCCAATAGCATGTCCATCTTCCTTAGAATGCACGTCCAAGGCTGAATTCTTCTGTGCAAGCAAGGTAACACTTACAACTGCATTCTCACTCACGTTCTGACCATCAGTTTGAACTTCTTGGCTCAAGTCAACATTTTGACTTGCTGAACCGTCCACATTTTCATCAATGAGATCATGTTTTAAATGTGTGGTATCTTGACTATCTATCAAAGCATTACTTGCATAAGTGTTCTGCACGGAGTGAATCACAGCATCAACTTGTGAACCAGTACATTTATCTTCCTGCTCCCTGTCATCCACAGATTGATCAACAGAAGCTTCCACTAGATTTTCGTTAACACTATGTTCTTTAGAATCATCTCTCTTAGTCACAGGCAAGTCAGTATTTCTGGTATTTAGATCTTCCAATGTGCTATCAACAGATATGCCAAATTCATGCATTTGAGAAACACCTTCAACCAGCAGATGATCTCCTCCTACATCATCTTTCAACCCAGGAAGTTTCCCTGGAAACTCTCCTGACTGTAATGCAGGCTGTAAGTCATCCCCCACTTTAGAAAGACCACCATCTCCATGTTTCAAAGTAGGCTCCATCTGATTTATTAAGCAGCCCAGTTCATCACAGGCATCTGAATTCTTACTAATAGTCTGAACAGGAATAGTTTCGTCCTGTCCTACAGACTTTAATAGCATTTCAACAGATTCTGAGGAGGCTGCCTCAGACCAGACATTGTTGCACCTAGAAATTGAACAAGATTCAGCTGCACTTGAACTAAATGCAATCCCAGTACCCCCACGAGAAAAATCTTCAATCCACTGATTATCTTCACTACTTTCAATGCCAAGAAAAACTTCAGTTTCAACCAAACTATCAAATCTTAAATGCCCATGAAGGTTATCATCAAAATCAAATCTTGGGAGAGCATAAGGGCGTAAAACAGGAGGAAATTTATTGTTCCCTTCACCAGCTAAATGACGATTGTGGCTTTGGGAATCATTTTCATCATTATCCATGAGTGTATCCCTACAACAGGAAAACATTTAATGAAGAAAATGGGATGTTGAATTGCAGTTCAAATAGTACACAGATAAAGTGGTGAGGCATCAGAGTTTTAAGATTATCCTGGTCCAGTGCGCATTGCATAGGAAACAAATAAAATTTAGATACTTTCTCCAAAAGAACAACCCAAATTACCCAGCTAAGTACTTCCTATACCGCTGCATGCTAAATTACAGTTTAATGAACATTAAGTTCAACTAGATTAATTAACCAATGGAAGCACAGAAAATATGCCAACTGCTCATGCAACAAGAGTAAAATTGCATAAACAATGGGTACAAAATCTTTTAATGTTTCCTGGTATAGAATCTGATAAACTATAAAATTGCAGTAAACATGCATGATAAATGcaaaatttaacaattaaaactTCATATCACgccaaaaaaagagaaaaaagtaaaaaaaaaactaagattAACCATTGAACCAAAATTACATAAACATAGGGGAAAATAAAACTTATGCACCTCCATGGTTCACTACCCAGGCCCCAAAAAAAGGTTAATCTAAACCTAGAACATGCCAACAACTTAACCCTATAGGggtgtttttttttaataaatgagcATGTTTTCTCCCAAAAATATTTAGTAGAGGGAATCTTGGCAACTGCGCATAGAATTTCATTCATTGGCATATAAAGCTTGGAGGATTCAGCTTTACAAGTTGCAGAAGCAAAAAAATAGAAGTCAACATGCTAATTTAATGTGAAAATTCAAACATAAATCAATTTGAGTTTACAAATGTTAAAAAACAGAAATATCTCAACGACCAGGTCTGTTTCGCTATCAGAATTAAGAAAAAAAGGATTTTATTGAACTCTTACAAGCAAGTATACATAATTGCCAAGTCTCACTCTCCTATATAAGGAGGCAAACTAAAGTATCAGACTAAGGCATTAGTAAATGGAAAGGCAGCAATTATAAACCCACCTCTGGAGTTTTAAAACTCCATTGCAGTATAGAAAATAataatcctttaaaattaaaaatgaataTCTATCTTTCTTCCTGAACTTAACAGATAGTTGCACTCAGATATCAATACCACCAATTTTCAACAAAACCCTAGCTCAAGCCACTAACTAGTCAACTGCGAATTGGATTAAACAAAAGCTCTAGCTCAGATACATTAACGATTAGAACATAATATTAAAAGAGAAGAAACTGGTTCAACATAATTGACCGAGCTACAGACAACCTTGAAAAGCATCCAGAAAACCTTAGTTCCAATCTATTTACGCAGGAAAAAAAACTCTAAACTTTGACTAACACTAAATTTGCCAGTTTAAAAAGATAACTATTTTCAAGCTCTAATTAAAAACGAAAAACCCTAAAAGATTGTTTATTTAAAAACCAAGTAGGAATATGAACAGTTACCAGAGCAAGTAAGTCTAGATACGCTACCTCCCTCCATTCGGTGATGAAATCCCAAGCCGTACCTCAACTCTTCCCTAGTCGTACGGTCATCTACTGCACCAGAAAAAAAAAACCTCCAATTCAAAACAAACAACAGTTTAACCATAACATGATAGCAAAAAGCAAGAAGGAACTAAAATACTAGCAAGAGAAAACCAAAAGATAGAAAacaagaagaaaaaggaaaacataaATTGCTCGAGTAAAACCTAAGCTAATGGAAGAGTAAATTAATTGAACAGTTTATTAGTATATGCTACTAACCGGACTCTTGAATTTTCCCGCGGATCGAGGTAGGGTTCCGGTAAATCGAAGTAAAAAAGAAGACAgtgaaagaaagagaagaagaagcgAAAGgggaagaaattttttttttctgatgTGTAATAATAACAATACGTAGAGACTTGTTTGGGTCTCGTTTTCTCGTAAACGGAAATGATAAAAATGAGGGTTCACTCAActccaaacatcatcatatggaCCCGCAATATTTCGGAATATCACACGTGCCTTGTTTCAAATGCTGATAAAGCAACTCTGATAATGTTAACGATACAGTCCCCCCTCCGTTTTCTCTTGCGACAGACGAGTTCCTGGCGGTGCGATTTGATGCATCGTGTGTGAATATGGACGGTGAAGATGGTAACTGTGACCCGTAATTTTGATTACGTTGACTGTTTTtaacttttcatttctttatttcttaaaatagaaaaaaacaaaaaaaaaacatgaaatggAAAATCCGAAGTCGTCTCATATCTAGTGAAGATCACGTGGTGGAGGACGGTTGGTTAGAGACTTATTATATATCTACTATTTTATATCAACGGTCCGATATTTTCTTGATTTTGTTACCAAATAGTTTTGGACTGTTTGATGAGATTGATCAGTCCAACAATTGCAGATGTTGCCAAAAAGTAAACGACCGATCAGTTGGGATGTAATTAAAtacttttttcatttttctttttgcaACATAAGGATGTAATTGAATAGTGATAAACAATTTAGGAAAATCTACATTAAATACAATTAAAGTTCATTATTTATACTCTTATTTAAATCTCTAATTAAATTTGTATTACGAGTCAACAAGAtattaatttgattaaaaattattTCGTATTTTACAATTCGGTTAggaaaattttcatatttgattaactcaattagaaaaaaatatgaaaatgattttCTGTATTTAAAATATGTCATCTTATTCTAGAATACTTTAgtctaaaaaacaaaaatatcCTTATCTATAATTTGCATACTATGACATGTGGTtcgataaaattaattttatcactTGATTAAAGTTTTATcttaaattataaattctttaaaattatttttaaacacattttAATCAGTTAAATCTCGtaattttcacatatatatatatatatatatatatatatatatatatatctatttgtCTTTTGTTGATATTTATTAGTCAAAATGCCCACTCAATTCAATAGACTGCAAACATTCATACATAAGTTATAGTAATAAAATGATTTTGACTGTACTTGAAGCTTTTGAATTTTAAGAAAATATGTtatgtttaaatttaaataaaatttgagtaCTTTATTTgggtaatttaaataaaaattttatgtaatttttaaattttattactttaaaaaataaaaataaaaagtttatttttgttattattatatttttaaggccatttgaatataattttaaaagatgacAAACTTAACATACAAATAGATTAAAAGTTAAAaactatttaatttgattttactaTATACGGCATCTTTTTTAGATTatataatcataatttaataCAGTGTCATTATTATGTCAGTCAATACTAttagaaatttttttgaaacattAATGATTGGATcatgattagaaaaaaaaatggtgCCATTAATTAGTCAAGAAGCATCAATAGATACTATAACAAACGGAttgtttttataaataatttttcctccaatctatttttataattaattaatatttttaggttatttatataaaaatcccCAATGGAGGTAGAAGTTGAAATTTAATTAACGTAATAGTCGAAATGGGCAATTGGAGCACCCAACTTTGACGCTCCAGGTGCCGTCTTCGTGTATATATTATTTTAGGCTCAAATGCaaaatagaaaattattataaatagtCCTCATGTTTTACCAAATTTTCATGATAGTTCCTTTCAATTGTTTTTgcgtttttttcattttaaaactatATTATTAGGTTTGAAGCCAAGAATTTGGTTTGAACTAGAAGTAAATATGacctttaatttattaatttccttttttctaatttatcttgaaattttgataaaattatgagaaaccatttgtgatattattccattttagtaGAGTTTTGAGTGTAAAAAGATATTTGGACGGAATCTCGTTAGTGAAGAAGGTTTATACGATCTAAAGTGGGTATTTTTGGATAAATGCCTTGCTAGAAAGAGATAGTAATCGAGTTACAATAGGCATTTCACATatgtatttgaatatgattttttttgtcaattatttgaatgtgatttaaaattttattattttacataaaatttaaTCAAATGATATCGATGTAAATCAACATTATATATTTATTGAACATGTAAGAAATAAGTATCGATTgaagaattaaatttaaattatatgttATGTAATGAAATGAGTCCTcaaatcaaaagggaaaataaaaatcCGATCATtagattaaagaaaattttattaaggTAAGTTACATTGAATAAAATTTGTAATTGAGTGGTTTTAAAGTTGTAACACTTAAAGAAAATCCATCATTTGGCAAGGAAATTAGAATTTAAATCAGGAATATAATATTTGATAATGCTCCagaataacgtatttttatgtattaatcatatGTTTATTCTGggcttgatcctactaatttgagctatttatgtctttttatcgattagggactgatttggaggcaaaagcaaaattaagggacaaaagtgcgaatttggagacacaatgggctgatatgcgacgcaggaaaaagattgtgccaaaagtgcaagcatggaagacacaaggactaaaaacgcaaaaagaagagattttattttataagactccattttattaggataattaatattaacataattattaggattatttaattttaagattttattttaattatctttatttatctttaattaattgtatttatctttttagaatttaagttaaattagactatctccctaacactataaatagggggtgaagtgaatCTATTGGGGATTCAtccttttctgtaaacactctccccctgaaagtctaggcttttgtttcttcatattttctttcaataaaatccccttttccatttttatatttattttcttttccaccattatcatggCCACTAAAACCTATTtagccgaaagttgtcaatattcccaAAAAAGGGTTCTTGAAGCCTAGAATCCGTATTTAGCCTTcttgccaagtattcatcgtttctccgcactaTGGGTTGACGCTttcgtccatggcccttaagaagtaagcttttcagtatatgcaaaggcggccactttgtatgttttggaaggattacacagtcggttcgttaacttactgcgtcagaggttggcaagccaaagagacaaaatggcgtgggattcgccattgagaagcgttgatctagcatagattactggctagagtcaggttccctaaaaatcgtaagtccaatctttggagctggtggtcgtaggcgtcctctttcactataactggcttacttgagttgagaagggttatttaaaagccgaggattgaacccaatgcggaatgagacaactggaggatggaatctaccaataagaatttcttttcctttaactctctttattatttttatatattctccATCTCAATTTTcgtcatttatttaatttcgcaattttaatttaatttaaatactatttttatttttccaaatcaaaattcttaattctgtttttatttttttattttttcaggaacgcaagtttcttggccaagatttcaagaaacgagcattcgtacaattCGGTCcttgaggatttgaccctacttcccctttactgttatttttattattttacagggaataggatatttttggtactCTCAACGatcgcatcaaattttggcgccattgctggggatcggtaacgtactaatcttattttttgtttcttatgaccagatctgctccaggaactcttgcgtttgattcggagattgaaaagactgcgagatctaatcgcaaggaaacaaagctaagaAAAAAGCAGTCAACGGTGATTAGAACTCAAAGCAATCCACCGTCAGAAATCAGAATCGACGACGAagcagagtctagggttaacgaaaaccctactcaaacttttgaaagcGAAAAAGTCGAAGTCGATTCCCCTGAAGAAGTGTTTAACACTAGGGTtgacgaaaaccctaatttagcaCTTCAACCTATGGCTCAGACAATTCGGCAACTGGTCGAAGCGCAGACagaacaaccgccactatgcatcgcgtatcctactatggataccgattttgaattaaagtcgcTTGATTCACTCATCGCCAACTTTCCGtgggttacaaaatgaaaacccccacaagcatttaaaagaattccatatggtttgtttgagtatgaaacctcagggggtaactgaggatcaaattaaattgcgcgctttccctttttccctatCAGATTTagctagggaatggttattttatttacctcctggattcattacaacttgggctgatctaTTTCGCTTATTTCTTAATAGGTTTTTCCCTGCATCATGAGCggctgagttaagaagagaaatcgtgggcATAAGGCAAAAAAATGCAAAGACTCTATAAgactattgggagcgatttaagaagttgtgtgcaagttgcccacaataCGGTATAACGGAACAGTCTTTGCTCCAGTATTTTTATGAAGGTCTAAAACCCATGGAAATGAATATGGTAGACGCCACGAGTGGAGGAGCGTTGGTCAATATGACTCCACAACAAGTAAGAGACTTAATCTCCACGATGGCTGCAAATTCTCAGCAATTTCGAGCTAATCCTGAACCCCTTAGAAGGGTTCATCAGTTAAGTAATTCAACcttagaagataaagttgatagaATTGCTAATATTTTGAATTCTCTTTTTGCAAAAAAAGTAAAGATAGCCCGAGTATGCGAAATATGTGCTACCCCTGAACATACaattgatgcatgtcccagtttgaatgatgatactatggctcattCAGATGCTGCGAGAAATTTTCCTGGGCCACCACAAAGGCGATACGACCCTTACGCAAATACCTACGACTCAGGATGGAGGGACCAGCCTAACTTAAGTTATGGGGCCAATCCATgatataaccagccataccaaaattGG
Above is a genomic segment from Gossypium arboreum isolate Shixiya-1 chromosome 8, ASM2569848v2, whole genome shotgun sequence containing:
- the LOC108469522 gene encoding uncharacterized protein LOC108469522 isoform X5 translates to MDNDENDSQSHNRHLAGEGNNKFPPVLRPYALPRFDFDDNLHGHLRFDSLVETEVFLGIESSEDNQWIEDFSRGGTGIAFSSSAAESCSISRCNNVWSEAASSESVEMLLKSVGQDETIPVQTISKNSDACDELGCLINQMEPTLKHGDGGLSKVGDDLQPALQSGEFPGKLPGLKDDVGGDHLLVEGVSQMHEFGISVDSTLEDLNTRNTDLPVTKRDDSKEHSVNENLVEASVDQSVDDREQEDKCTGSQVDAVIHSVQNTYASNALIDSQDTTHLKHDLIDENVDGSASQNVDLSQEVQTDGQNVSENAVVSVTLLAQKNSALDVHSKEDGHAIGNITTAGEPVDRISKGNSNLHMVEGCSEGLRVESPLRTSISEDIVLSERKLHDISPMPFVGDTDLKEHGSEVSNMDTRNSMSLESNMDSTVQIACDALEKKDSLDSDSHPDMKILSSKSEKSLVVDDNGSKREGEGSHNTLGTEPMKECEESIVVEHSDDYKSDQTVSTAANQNTKLSSDSSNTDCGEGGSVPVIKGVDFSSSGTGGTADELASILQSDVAISGKSMECVLSPSGKDLPAATAAVSDQNKVQVSSSETSFSIMNTSGMTSEKGAPCETSGQSSCSKVDQSLSMEGTSIDEGQHGDQAIHGLSVEVVRDKHVSSIVSDSTVRGTDGAEARVISKSGSSEAAGAVSIQQNNQTSTSSSPSTSKEPTCDSGQNHPEDSDPKLLIKEKNSDHVAMHHVDGGHAKTDNSSFPSAPSSESQTKIHMMGSGSSSADLDNPSCGSPIVIRTSEQFPIKIGNDDLKGSEGRSASISGVINGEENKDQSISEDMKRNYASPGDKTFTFEVPPLADLSGKEAGKNWQLFSTMQHDTISSKVKGTQSTASLSKVGTKAAQEVSHANLQASESENVRGRSKGTSEGSGSKGTSERRARRVGGKSAGKEATKKGIAAKEMTPASRSKRSASLSSAGIGQLVQSNEVKHSGHTEGATTKPFGVLSTSVSSLPDLNASASSSAVFHQPFTDLQQVQLRAQIFVYGALIQGTAPDEAYMISAFGGLDGGRTMWENAWRACIDRVHSQKSHLVSPETPMQTPLGAKTSDQSVKRNALQNKVTSSPVSRSTSKGTPTTIVNPMVPLSSPLWSISTPSCDALQSTGIPRSAVMDYQQALSPLRPPPIRNFVGHNAPWMSQSPFRVPWVPQTSSFDARFPVLPITETVNLTPAREASVPHSSAMKQASTVPMVQSGCPANVFAGTPLLDTKKATATRGQHSADPKPRKRKKSTVSEDPGQIKPHSQSESVSATVVTSNVSTPAAITTLATVVSKSSTDKFVTSVPVDHLENGEQDSDQRVALSEETFGKLQEAQKQAEDASALAAAAVHHSQEIWNQLGKHKNSGLEPDFETELTSTAVAIAAAASVAKAAAAAAKVASNAALQAKLMADEALVSSGYKNSVPTNAIASDNVKKLGKATPASILRGENATSSSNSIIIAAREAARRRVEAASAASKRAENMDAIVKAAELAAEAVSQAGKIVAMGEPFPLTELVEAGPEAYWKVPQASPEPNGSVREHIDSGRVEGPTSSARLPKEVQVEKREKQSVEYGMSPTLREIARESIEDHSRLTGGILGPTAASGKDKKGPKGRKASEIAKTKGVTSESEIGFGPPSVITQSEHGKGGETSKNNNLREGSRVEVLRDGDGLKVAWFPADILDLKDGKAYVCYNELRSEDGDKLKEWVELEGEGNRAPRIRTARPVTAMPFEGTRKRRRAAMGDYNWAPGDRVDSWMQDSWWEGVVTEKSQTDETSFTVHFPARGETSVVKAWLLRPSLIWKNGSWVEGSSFQDNNGSSHEGDTPQEKRPRIGGPVVEGRVEDKLSKSLDLKESWKPGDMRLLDLSDNEKIFNIGRSTRDENKPDSLKMLQM